Proteins co-encoded in one Gossypium arboreum isolate Shixiya-1 chromosome 11, ASM2569848v2, whole genome shotgun sequence genomic window:
- the LOC108472843 gene encoding uncharacterized protein LOC108472843 yields MCPMRFLLVFFSAILAGYFAWRTAVGSSVDADDGVSEDSRKVVAKNEQDFSFKMMVKNGFWVFVDMASGRYLWRNFKELKNDEKLKSS; encoded by the exons atgTGTCCTATGAGGTTCTTGTTGGTGTTTTTCTCGGCGATTTTAGCTGGGTATTTCGCTTGGAGAACGGCGGTGGGTTCATCGGTTGATGCGGATGATGGGGTTTCTGAAGATTCAAGGAAAGTTGTTGCCAAAAATGAACAAGATTTCAGTTTCAAAATG ATGGTTAAGAATGGATTCTGGGTATTTGTTGATATGGCTAGTGGAAGGTATTTGTGGAGGAATTTTAAGGAATTGAAGAatgatgagaaattaaagagctcTTAA